One region of Astyanax mexicanus isolate ESR-SI-001 chromosome 15, AstMex3_surface, whole genome shotgun sequence genomic DNA includes:
- the LOC103032943 gene encoding acyl-CoA desaturase, with protein MTETTSLGHTMVDDEFDDSYKEKAGPKPPMRIVWRNVVLMALLHIGALYGILLVPSASPLTLLWTWACFLFSALGITAGVHRLWSHRSYKATLPLRLFLALGNSMAFQNDIYEWARDHRVHHKFSETDADPHNATRGFFFSHVGWLLVRKHPDVIEKGSKLELSDLKADKVVMFQRRFYKSSVLLMCFAVPTVVPWLFWGESLWVSYFVPALLRYAVVLNASWLVNSAAHMWGNRPYDANINPRENRFVTLGAIGEGFHNYHHTFPYDYSTSEFGWKLNFTSCFIDTMCFLGLASDCKRAARSVVQARAQRTGDGSKKPGIQRSG; from the exons ATGACTGAGACAACCTCCCTGGGGCACACCATGGTGGACGATGAGTTTGATGACTCCTACAAAGAAAAGGCTGGACCCAAGCCCCCAATGAGGATCGTGTGGAGGAACGTGGTGTTGATGGCCCTCCTGCATATCGGAGCTCTGTACGGAATTCTGCTCGTCCCCTCCGCCTCCCCACTCACCCTGCTATGGA CATGGGCGTGTTTTCTCTTCAGTGCTTTGGGCATAACAGCTGGAGTCCATAGATTGTGGAGTCATCGTTCTTATAAAGCCACCCTTCCCCTCCGTCTCTTCCTTGCCTTGGGCAACTCAATGGCCTTCCAG AACGACATCTACGAGTGGGCTCGGGACCACAGAGTTCATCATAAATTCTCAGAGACCGATGCCGACCCTCACAATGCCACTCGAGGGTTTTTCTTCTCTCACGTTGGCTGGTTGCTGGTCCGAAAACACCCAGACGTCATTGAGAAGGGAAGCAAGTTGGAGCTCAGTGACCTGAAGGCCGACAAGGTGGTCATGTTTCAAAGAAG GTTCTACAAGTCGTCTGTGCTGCTGATGTGCTTCGCAGTCCCAACGGTGGTGCCGTGGTTGTTTTGGGGCGAGTCTCTGTGGGTCTCGTACTTCGTCCCCGCCTTGCTGAGATACGCTGTGGTGCTGAACGCCTCCTGGCTGGTCAACAGTGCCGCACACATGTGGGGAAACCGACCCTACGATGCCAACATCAACCCCCGAGAGAACAGATTCGTGACTTTGGGTGCTATAG GTGAGGGATTCCATAACTACCACCACACCTTCCCCTATGACTACTCCACCAGTGAGTTCGGCTGGAAGCTTAATTTCACCTCCTGCTTCATAGACACCATGTGTTTCCTGGGTCTGGCCAGCGACTGCAAGCGGGCAGCCCGATCAGTGGTTCAGGCCCGGGCCCAGCGCACCGGAGACGGCAGCAAAAAGCCTGGCATCCAAAGGAGCGGCTAA
- the ghitm gene encoding growth hormone-inducible transmembrane protein — protein sequence MLVARLACLRTLPVVGLRSALTQGTPALRSSALKTCPPLLKPQQGFSSRARFGIRRSKTAKDQLQEAAFEPATDTAIKIDTMGRMILAGGAAVGMGALCYYGLGMSSEIGALEKSVIWPQYVKDRIHSTYMYFAGSVGVTALSAVAVSRTPALLGLMMRGSWLAIGATFAAMIGAGMLVRSISYEHSPLPKHLAWMLHAGVMGAVIAPLTLLGGPLMVRAAWYTAGIVGGLSTVAMCAPSEKFLNMGGPLAIGFGVVFASSLGTMFLPPTTPFGAGLYSIAVYGGLILFSMFLLYDTQKVIKRAETHPLYGVQKYDPINACMGIYMDTLNIFMRLVMILANGGGGRRK from the exons ATGTTGGTGGCGAGGCTGGCATGCCTGCGGACTCTCCCTGTGGTCGGGCTGCGCTCAGCCTTGACCCAGGGCACCCCTGCCCTGCGGAGCTCCGCCCTCAAAACCTGCCCCCCTCTGCTGAAACCCCAGCAG GGTTTTTCTTCCAGAGCCCGGTTTGGAATTCGGAGGAGTAAGACTGCTAAAGATCAGCTACAGGAGGCAGCGTTCGAGCCAGCGACAGACACTGCTATTAAAA ttGATACCATGGGCAGGATGATCCTGGCTGGCGGAGCAGCAGTCGGAATGGGAGCGCTGTGTTATTATGGGCTGGGCATGTCCAGTGAGATCGGAGCTCTGGAGAAATCAGT gATATGGCCACAGTATGTGAAGGACCGGATCCACTCCACCTACATGTATTTTGCGGGCAGTGTGGGCGTGACTGCTCTGTCTGCTGTGGCGGTCAGTCGGACCCCAGCTCTGCTTGGGCTAATGATGAGAGGATCCTGGCTG GCTATTGGAGCAACGTTTGCGGCTATGATCGGTGCAGGAATGTTGGTGAGGTCAATCTCCTATGAGCACAGTCCGCTTCCAAAACACCTCGCCTGGATGCTGCATGCAG GTGTGATGGGAGCCGTGATCGCCCCGCTGACCCTGCTGGGAGGTCCACTAATGGTGCGAGCAGCCTGGTACACAGCGGGCATTGTGGGAGGGCTCTCCACCGTTGCAATGTGTGCCCCCAGTGAGAAGTTCCTGAACATGGGGGGTCCCCTTGCTATCGGCTTCGGGGTAGTCTTCGCCTCCTCACTGG GCACCATGTTCCTGCCGCCCACCACTCCCTTCGGCGCTGGGCTGTACTCCATAGCAGTTTACGGTGGTCTCATCCTCTTCAGCATGTTCCTGCTTTATGACACCCAGAAGGTCATCAAACGCGCCGAGACACACCCCCTTTATGGAGTGCAGAAATACGACCCAATCAATGC ATGTATGGGCATTTACATGGACACACTCAACATCTTCATGAGGCTGGTGATGATTTTGGCCAATGGTGGTGGAGGAAGAAGGAAGTAG